In Salvelinus namaycush isolate Seneca chromosome 37, SaNama_1.0, whole genome shotgun sequence, the following are encoded in one genomic region:
- the LOC120031537 gene encoding endoribonuclease ZC3H12A-like: MDQAFPSLQTPVTGPFEPNPGELQLRVDFFRKLGYSPMEVRAALLKLGLSTDTNSVLGELVRSEASTSTSNSTIPESGDNTTGPTSHTGSSMASSRTHGPQRDRPVPSLEDRKDTDSGLKPIVIDGSNVAMSHGNKQVFSCRGIELAVIYFLDRGHSTVIVFVPSWRKEQPRPDVPITDQHILMELEKKKIVVFTPSRRVGGKRVVCYDDRFIVKHAYESDGVIVSNDTYRDLQGERPEWKRCIEERLLMYSFVNDKFMPPDDPLGRHGPSLENFLRKKPLLPEHKRQLCPYGKKCTYGVKCKFYHPERTHQSHSSLADELREKARLSSAKEDRNPMMSQLRGHQSDPGSFPSYSLENDLEHRLTLEPRGSLREGPKSQVTENMLLYWDGLRSSRNQQARSPTAVGQGQMDWPSMLSPSTTTDLPYASISHECLDSGFGSYESQSQYSDVSQGHSKAFRSRQQQQQGFPSGSRHPGMHPESLAQDSPQPCRCFHLAPSSGPQQQHHSNPHLESHSQSQPRYDTYSPPLFPPNMHHYSLPCNFQQDGVGAHHFHPHQHPQKYWSDPFHGGVPQARASCSLPPGPHLHQPPTPHGAPHSSYRDQQEHDSWAQPPPPSAFDTEREELRKKLQAIFNPHQVDTVMGMFPHLMDAQKLAAEILNLKSQRGAF; this comes from the exons ATGGACCAGGCCTTTCCCAGCCTCCAGACCCCAGTCACTGGTCCGTTTGAACCCAACCCAGGAGAGCTCCAGCTCAGGGTGGACTTCTTCAGAAAGTTGGGCTACTCCCCCATGGAGGTTCGGGCCGCCCTGCTTAAGCTAGGCCTGAGTACAGACACCAACTCTGTACTGGGGGAGCTGGTCCGCAGTGAAGCCAGCACTAGTACTTCTAACTCAACCATCCCTGAGAGTGGTGACAATACTACTGGCCCCACAAGCCACACAGGCTCCAGCATGGCCTCCTCTAGGACCCATGGCccccagagagacagaccagtcCCATCACTGGAAGACAGGAAGGACACAGACAGTGGACTGAAACCTATCGTTATTGACGGCAGCAATGTGGCCATGAG TCATGGTAACAAACAAGTGTTCTCCTGTAGGGGAATTGAGTTGGCAGTGATCTATTTCCTGGATAGAGGTCACTCAACCGTCATTGTGTTTGTGCCCTCATGGCGCAAGGAGCAGCCCAGGCCTGATGTCCCCATCACAG ACCAACACATTCTAATGGAGCTGGAGAAGAAGAAGATCGTTGTCTTCACTCCCTCGAGACGCGTCGGTGGTAAACGGGTGGTCTGCTACGACGACCGTTTTATTGTGAAGCATGCCTACGAGTCGGACGGCGTGATCGTGTCCAACGACACCTATAGGGACCTGCAGGGAGAGCGTCCGGAGTGGAAGCGCTGTATCGAGGAGAGGCTGCTTATGTACTCTTTCGTCAATGACAA ATTCATGCCCCCAGATGACCCGCTTGGCCGTCATGGTCCCAGTCTGGAGAACTTCCTTAGGAAGAAGCCTCTACTACCAGAACACAAGCGCCAACTCTGTCCTTATG GTAAAAAATGCACCTACGGTGTAAAGTGTAAGTTCTACCACCCTGAGCGCACTCACCAATCCCACTCCTCGTTGGCTGACGAGCTAAGGGAGAAGGCAAGGCTCTCCTCGGCAAAAGAGGACCGGAATCCCATGATGTCACAGCTGAGGGGCCACCAGTCCGACCCGGGATCCTTTCCCTCCTATTCTCTGGAGAATGACCTGGAGCACAGGCTGACGTTAGAGCCCCGCGGTTCCCTGAGGGAGGGTCCCAAGAGCCAGGTAACTGAGAACATGTTGCTATACTGGGATGGGTTGCGCTCCAGTAGGAACCAGCAGGCCCGCAGCCCCACAGCAGTAGGCCAAGGACAGATGGACTGGCCCAGTATGCTCTCCCCATCCACTACTACTGACCTCCCCTATGCCAGCATCTCCCATGAGTGCCTGGACTCTGGTTTTGGCTCCTATGAGAGCCAGAGCCAGTACTCGGATGTGTCCCAAGGCCACAGCAAGGCCTTCAGGTccaggcagcagcaacagcagggcTTCCCCTCTGGTTCCAGACATCCAGGCATGCATCCAGAGAGTCTGGCCCAGGACAGCCCCCAGCCCTGCAGGTGTTTCCATTTGGCTCCCTCCTCGGGTCCCCAGCAGCAGCACCACAGCAACCCACACCTCGAGTCCCACTCCCAATCCCAGCCGAGGTATGACACCTACTCGCCTCCTCTGTTCCCACCCAACATGCACCACTACAGCCTCCCCTGCAACTTCCAGCAAGATGGGGTGGGGGCACACCATTTCCACCCCCATCAGCACCCCCAGAAGTACTGGTCAGACCCCTTCCATGGCGGGGTCCCCCAGGCTAGGGCGTCCTGTAGCCTCCCCCCCGGCCCCCACCTCCATCAGCCCCCTACCCCGCATGGAGCCCCCCACTCATCTTACAGGGATCAGCAGGAACACGACTCCTGGGCCCAGCCACCTCCACCTTCTGCctttgacacagagagagaggagctccGTAAGAAACTGCAGGCCATCTTCAACCCCCACCAGGTGGATACGGTCATGGGAATGTTCCCTCACCTGATGGATGCCCAGAAGCTGGCTGCAGAGATCCTCAACCTCAAATCTCAGAGAGGTGCCTTCTGA